The following proteins come from a genomic window of Halictus rubicundus isolate RS-2024b chromosome 8, iyHalRubi1_principal, whole genome shotgun sequence:
- the LOC143356660 gene encoding solute carrier family 2, facilitated glucose transporter member 10: MSDEEDTAILLNSASKTTETCITKAPNEEYQCLPPKNLRKPIPKQTDNLTPLTSGNQNVFVSMVAVLAGIAFGCDMGVAKPIAPLIKHEFNLNCFEKDFVISIWFIGALLGGLTGGFLVDSFGRRWTMILTLVFLTFGATLSALANHYILLLVARIICGYSGSVSAVAHCIYMAEVSDSNKRGYNMMLYQLGTATGFLVSVIAAAVKNIDYQWRFSIGITAVPSLAACIITIIFLQRSPPFLLYKRITNVSKQPSKNAWHTILETFTIMVFLLIFQQGTGKRQVLYYAPRLFALLGICSNVAEITALISLGVVKVFSTMLSLIIVERCGRRTALITSATICMTTISLLSLLATIDRSDDNLDIVTPHCKNFRNEEVKVQIVMPAGSPPPFPLLPTPLAMVAPSPETWTQVKSSCETQNIIVSEGLTGGLRILAVITLLVYEAAYALGLGPVPLLNLIEVFPAAIRGKCISFLFIVIWVTHIIATESVVAMIKSLTLAGSYLFYSFMCLITIFYVFLFIPETKGKSLHQIAQELRKISLGTRVCNNLRSLPLICHIKWIKKYDKNAGAGQSTLI; this comes from the exons atgtcgGACGAAGAGGACACAGCGATACTGTTAAACAGCGCGAGCAAAACCACAGAAACATGTATCACCAAAGCTCCAAACGAGGAATACCAATGCCTGCCACCAAAGAACTTGAGGAAACCGATTCCAAAGCAAACCGACAATTTAACACCATTGACATCAGGAAATCAGAATGTGTTTGTCTCCATGGTGGCGGTTCTGGCAGGTATTGCCTTTGGCTGTGACATGGGAGTAGCAAAACCCATAGCCCCACTGATCAAACATGAGTTCAATTTGAATTGCTTCGAGAAAGATTTTGTCATCAGCATTTGGTTCATTGGAGCTCTTCTCGGTGGTTTAACTGGCG GGTTTCTAGTGGACTCGTTCGGTCGTCGTTGGACAATGATATTGACGCTGGTCTTCTTGACTTTCGGCGCCACGTTATCAGCATTGGCGAATCATTACATCCTACTTCTGGTTGCGCGAATAATTTGCGGATATTCTGGATCCGTTTCGGCCGTGGCGCACTGCATTTATATGGCAGAGGTGTCGGACTCGAATAAACGCGGGTACAACATGATGTTGTATCAATTGGGCACTGCCACCGGGTTCCTGGTCTCCGTTATCGCCGCCGCTGTGAAGAATATAGACTATCAATGGCGATTTTCTATTGGCATCACCGCCGTCCCTTCGTTAGCGGCCTGCATCATTACCATTATATTTCTCCAACGGTCCCCACCGTTCCTGCTCTACAAACGTATAACGAACGTCTCCAAGCAGCCGTCGAAAAACGCTTGGCATACGATTCTCGAGACTTTCACGATCATGGTTTTCCTATTGATATTTCAACAAGGCACCGGCAAACGACAGGTCCTGTATTACGCGCCGCGATTGTTCGCGTTACTGGGCATTTGTTCGA ACGTCGCCGAGATCACGGCCTTAATATCCCTCGGTGTGGTGAAGGTGTTCAGCACGATGCTTTCGTTGATCATAGTGGAGAGATGCGGACGACGGACCGCGCTCATCACCTCGGCGACAATCTGTATGACAACGATATCGTTGCTGTCGCTGCTGGCCACGATAGATCGCAGCGACGATAACCTGGATATAGTCACTCCTCACTGCAAGAACTTCCGAAACGAGGAGGTGAAAGTTCAGATTGTCATGCCAGCCGGATCACCGCCGCCATTCCCATTGTTGCCGACACCTCTGGCTATGGTCGCGCCCAGTCCAGAGACGTGGACTCAAGTGAAGTCTTCCTGTGAG ACACAGAACATTATCGTTTCGGAAGGTCTCACCGGTGGTCTGCGTATCCTGGCGGTGATAACGTTGCTGGTGTACGAGGCTGCTTACGCTTTAGGATTGGGTCCGGTGCCGTTGCTGAATCTCATAGAAGTCTTCCCTGCAGCGATCCGAGGAAAATGCATCAGTTTTCTCTTCATCGTCATATGGGTAACGCACATTATCGCCACGGAATCGGTCGTCGCCATGATCA AATCGCTGACACTGGCCGGATCGTACTTGTTTTATAGCTTCATGTGTCTGATCACCATATTCTACGTTTTCCTGTTCATTCCGGAAACGAAAGGCAAGTCGTTGCATCAAATTGCTCAAGAGCTCCGGAAAATTTCACTCGGTACACGAGTATGTAATAATTTACGCAGCCTGCCGTTGATCTGCCATATTAAATGGATAAAGAAGTACGATAAGAACGCGGGAGCCGGTCAGAGTACTTTAATCTGA